The Parashewanella tropica genome window below encodes:
- a CDS encoding tetratricopeptide repeat protein, with amino-acid sequence MMRTFLISLILIAAVPVKAEIQAVDIYSVKQLSQLIHQDRYLQQVKHDDCQLVEDIEARAEVLKEPLYQFLWGEMLLTGTCVPQDSRRGMTQLTASANQGSNEALFRLARYYDEGDRVIENNETAVKYALPAASGGYIPAQMLLVKLLNEGYGSPFDYEQSYKLLYHNVFDDKVSKDKAEKLLKRLATKMPASIVKRAQKRR; translated from the coding sequence ATGATGCGAACATTCTTAATTTCTCTCATACTCATAGCTGCTGTTCCTGTTAAGGCTGAAATACAAGCGGTTGATATCTATTCTGTTAAACAGTTGAGTCAATTGATCCACCAAGATCGTTACTTACAGCAAGTGAAACATGATGATTGTCAGCTCGTTGAAGATATTGAAGCCAGAGCTGAAGTATTAAAAGAGCCCCTGTATCAATTTTTATGGGGTGAGATGCTGCTGACAGGTACGTGTGTCCCACAAGACAGTCGTCGCGGAATGACACAGCTAACAGCCAGTGCCAACCAAGGCAGTAATGAGGCATTATTTCGATTGGCACGCTATTATGACGAAGGTGATCGCGTCATAGAAAATAATGAAACGGCAGTCAAATACGCATTACCCGCGGCGAGTGGTGGTTATATCCCAGCGCAAATGTTATTGGTGAAATTGCTCAATGAGGGCTACGGCAGTCCTTTTGATTATGAACAGAGTTACAAGCTGCTGTATCACAATGTATTTGACGATAAAGTCAGCAAAGATAAAGCTGAAAAATTATTGAAACGATTGGCGACTAAAATGCCAGCAAGTATTGTAAAAAGGGCGCAGAAAAGAAGGTAA